The genome window gttatgtaaataaatgtagCTATAAGTTTTCTACAAAGGTTTcggtatttttatttgtagcCATTCGATATTGTCTTCAGATGCTGGTGCTCTTTGCAAGCCCATGTTGTTGGGTTCCACTTTCACACCTGAAATAAAGTTATTGTCTTTAAgcatatttcataatttaggaCTCATTTTCTGCTGCTTATCTTCTTAATAAAACTCTACCGAGGGAGTTTGTCCTTTCTGACAATTGTTTAGGGGCGTTAGGCTGATcgcttgtcaccataaggttcatcatatcgatCTTAGGCCTTCCCaacaacagtggttgcaagttatctttgattacttctAGCTCTAAtgagttacatacataaacacacataaactcacgcctatttcccatcggagtaagcagagactatagaattccatttgctctaatgagttatgtatgtatattatcttTGATTCTATACGAAAATCGTTACACAAACTACgtatagtaaatataataaatacttttgcaaTTGTAAGTCGCGCCTACATATCAATGTAAACTTAACACTAATCTGCAAACtaacactgctgggcaaaggcaacccctattttccatttttcgcgatTCTTTGCGTACTCCAGCCAGTCCCTTAGACACTATACTGAGCTCGTGTCCTATTCACTGGTGTGCCACATTATGtactgagttttaaaaattgttttatgatattttgtagtctttactctgtttgtaacactttgtatgtaatgtgtcacaatttgttgaataaacattttctctctctctctctcccttcgGCAAGTGTTCAAGTTGTCACActatctctttcgaggtctaccatgAGTGTACCCGTCATGacacacatacatttataaacataacattaagATCATAAGCTCTTATAAATACGTCCCATaactgggcacaggtctcccctcaatccacTGGAGGGGACTATGgagcaatggcttaacgtgtcaCACACGTCTTTCCGAAATACACCCACCTCGTCGTATCAGATGCAGTAAGTTATTGACCCTAGGGTTGCCTGGCATTGACGTAGGGTATGGTCCACTGGCAGGTGCTGGTAGATTGATGATCTGAGGTCTCGGAGTGATGTTCACTGTAGGTCCCGTTGGAGCAGGCATCCCTGGACGAGGAGTCTGCATGTTGTGATCGTGGCTCTGGTCTGAACAGCCTTTAATGTAAACagacaatatttttctttattgaacatacaataacagaatcgatcggtctaatgtcgactgatacatcactatggtaatgcacgtcacaacactggcttctggtactttgacagatctaagtCGTACCGCGCATTAAAGCTAttctaaaacaataataatatctataatgaaatatatttactaattgTACTAAACTAgatgttctgtttaataatacagaaatataatattaaactaGTTGTCCGCAATAActaagggtggcttgcgtaagggtctttaaacatgtttagtggcccactatacatgtttaaagacccttacgcaagccaccctaaGTAACTTTAAATATGACAAAGTTTCagacaaactttcaaccccctttttaaccccttggGAGTTTTATTCCGTAAAATCCCGTcatagtgagcacctacgtcttAAAAAAACCcctatgcaaaatttgagacttctagttgtagtttctgagatttcgtgattaaTCAGCGAGTGATATTTAGCTTTTATTCATATAGATTTATAGTTTAGTATAAAAATTtagtgaaataaaatttatttctttcACTTACCTTTCAGGAATTTCAATCCtgccaaaatatttaaaaaagatacGCAATTATTTTCGACAGTTAATCATATACATGCTTCATAAAGTACTGTAAACTTATTAAAACTTCCATACCTAAAGCCATCCAGAGATCTTTTTTTAAAAGAGGCTGCTTCCCTTCCTCTATAACCTTAGCGTCAGCTGGAgctaaaaatatgatatttttataaaaaaatgtcagAAAAGTAAAGTATTGTctagtaatatatatatttatatatacatgtatatatacataaatccGACCAAAAATTGGATGAATGTTATTAAAGTTTAtcactaaattatttttttgaagctATGATATGTGGTGATTGAAGCTCAAGCGCAATTTAATGAAAATGTGTGACGGGGAAGGAGTTATCAAGGCTATAGTGAAAAGGGATTTAAAAAAgtagttattattaaaatattaaaacaaacttaCATTCAGTTTTCTTCATACTAGTGTCTTCTGTAAtgcaaacaataaataattcaaaagatttgcaaaataaaacatttgcgcatcgttttttttgtgaaataatCGGTTGTCATATGTTTTTGTCACACGTTATTGAACTCTTTGACTTACGTTTTGAAAACACTCGTTCTTCAAACTCTTTCAATGCTTTTTTCAGGTCGTCCATGTACACTGGTTTCTTTTCTTCCATACCATTAGCGCCACCTGTgtctgtaatttaaaaaaagggaATCGGCTGTGGTTGTCATTTATTAACTGCAACACTGTCACATAGGGCCTCgtatcactaggacaccatgagTGCCCCATCAGCGCGAAATTATTGGGGAATCGTTGGAAACAAATCGGTTAAGAACCCTTATATCAGTGCGAGGCCtcatattgctcataactatatCTGAATTAGGGTAGACAGAAGCACATAcattgcaagatgaaataagtactcacacctcaccgagctttttattaaaccaacatgataggtggtgagccgtatcgccgtatataatggtcgagtcaactgtctAAGTAAAAattacacttaagataaattaataactcattcgtgcaagtccggtatcgaggtttgagaagcaagctggtgcaCCACAAGACCACATTGACtccacaggatcacagtgactGTGACTTGTACAGCAAtacttgtcaaaaaaatatctgtGTCACCCAATCTTACCTATAGGTGGAAGGTTCATTGGTGGCAGGTGTGCTCCAGCAGATTGTGAATATGGAGTAGTAGGTGCCACAGGAGTCATCTTAGACTCAAAAGGCGAAGTACTATCTATACAGTAGTAACACAGAACAAATTAGTATGAACGTACATTatagttctctctctctctctatttaagagctgcgctcttgtcggtggagtaatcgccattcctctcttcttcccgccaaaaccttcacctcccgatacgacacgacctgcaccttctctttcacttgtttcataaatgttatcctaggtctaccccttcctctcttcccttcaatttttccttctataatgtttgtcataaatgaatcgtgtcgtatcaggtggccaaaaCCATCAAGTGGTGGTGGGCGGTGACATAATAGTTAAGTGTCATAAAACTATCCCACTTTTTTTAGTACCGTAGATGCAAGCAGAAACTGATATGAAACTTAGCAACTCATTGTTTTTATATGGGGTAGGATgtaattcttgaaatgacttcGCGAGATGATCAGCAACTTtccgttttttatttaatgcaaaAACAATTATTAGATTATTCTACTACGTAAGTTTGGTGTAATAGCGTATATGCTATGCTATATACGTTGTTCTATACATGTGGCTTTCGAATCTTTCACGATATTACAAAGTGTATCATGCTATATGTTCCGAGACTTTAAAAAAAGGGTTGTTTAATAGTTTTAGGTGtgataaaaatcatcatcatcccactgctggctTTAGGCCTCCTCCATTTTGTCCCACCCTTTTCGGTCCTGCTCTGAACTCATCTACAACTTTCCCGCCGTTGTAACAATATCATCATATATCATCCGACCACCAGGCTGcgaattatttacaaaatacaacagaatattcaatattttaccTACAACAGGATCAGCCCTCAACGGATCGGGGTCACGGAAGTGGTAGGTCCTTGCTGGTACTTTTCTCATATGGACAAGTTTTCTATGAGGAGGCGTATTTGGCCCGTAAAGCTCGAACTGAATTTCTACATTGTGATCTGGTAGGTATTCTGgaaaatatcaaattaatatttttaattcgtcCAAATATACGTCATGATCGAAAGATAGAAGGAAACTTAAGGAAGGGAAACGAGGAATGACcatctaaaaatatattaaaaatagattAACGAAGGAGTAACATGAACTAAAGAAACAAGACGAGGATAAAGAGAATAGATGaaaagtaggtaacataacagTAACTTACTTTTGAATGATTAAAAGTTCTAATACCTGCCAATTTTTTGATCCTTTTGAACAGTGCTTCCATTTCACCAGGCATACCAGGCTCTCCTCCTAAATCAATGTTATTATTGAAAGACTCCTCTTCCAAACTAAATAtcatgattttttaattcaaagttCAGTAGATTCAggcattaaaaaaatagtaaacgtCATAAGGAGGCCATGTTTCCTCTCAAATGGATTTTAATATTACCGCACGCTACTTCGTACATTTTAAGGTTTTTGAAACTTCTCAGTCAAGAGAAagatgtaagttttttttagaaAGAATATTAATTTTCACTCTAGTTTATTTGGCTTTGTACTGTTTTTTGACGCTATTTTTATCAAATCTGATTGCCTCAAAAATATTAGGAAAATTACATACTTTTATAAACGTAGTAACAATCATGCACGTGTATAAACAGTATCatcgaaataaataatattacatacattattttttgaaatattatacTAAAGTTACATTgttttctgttaaaaatgtgaTACAAACATACAAAggatacaaacataaaaaacaattttattcaatgctataaaaatgaaaaacacttaatttttattgagcataatattttatttttataaacatctATCCACCAAAGTTTTTACAATTGTTTTTACGTAGAAAGTCAGGTGAAAATGAAGTAAAacgactttatatttttttgtctgttTTTAAAATCATGTATTTGTAGCGATTCGGTATTTCAATCTTGATTGGTATTCCCCCCTCATCCTCAGATCCCGATTCGGTTGCGGGTTCAACAATTTTATCCTTATCTAAAACAGAAATCggtttcaaaataaaaacatatacaCCTGcctataaaactaagtaatacactagattttatttttctaaaatatagaagatatttataataaaaaacgttttacagataattttatcagctttcttaTAGATATGAAACTATACATTAGTAACATTccgagtattttttattttaaaggtttatctcgtgtacttaaaaagttattataagttTAAAGGTGTAgaacttagttttgcaggccagtaTATAATTAATAGACATATGCCTATGCCTTtgtaatatttacaataattatagtaatatttAAAACCTGTTCAGTTTAATCTAAacgaatattttatattttaatacggTGTCCTTTGAGATTCTAGATAATTTTGTTTCAAAACTAATCTAaaatttttatcaaaatatacGAAGTAACAGCAGGCATTCGAAGGTTACCGATTATCAAGCTTAACATCAATAAAGTAGTTGTTTTTTCGATTGTAATCCTAACAGAAATAACCTTTTAGTTTAAACGTGATTCTGAGCAATGTACAGTTTCTTGGTGCATTCCATCAAACTGCAACCATTCGACTGGTCCATCAGATTTGGGGGTTtctgcaatattactttctcgTCAATCTCAGTAaggccaagtagtaaatatttagtctacaataattcacgtcaaagaAATAAACAAGACAAAAAAGCTAAATCACTGTCATATTAATGTATACCaaccaaaaataaatttatgttaAGTAAATTCAGAAATTACACAATTCAGAAAAAAACAGGTCATTTTAATCGAAATAAAAGGAGTAATGTAATAAGGAGTAATAGTAATGCTAATCgtatcttcttttctttttctagtCTTTTTTAAACAGTAAGTAAATCTTACCTTTTCccattaaagaaaataaatcttCGTCGACCTCTCGGCGATAGTTATCTAGGAATTCTTCTCGCAGCGCCTGTTGTACCATTTCAGTAGCAAGGTCTAACTTTTTAGACCGtcttgttttaaatttactaGAACGCCTCTTTTTACTCCAGGACGAACTTTGCGGTtctggaaaataaaaatatctaactaactttttcttttttaatcccTTGTTCTTAAATTCGAAAATTCGTAAAAATTATATTTGGTACCTACTAGGACATTATTTGATTCttaataaaaacatacttacttagaaaGTTCCAAAGGTCCTCTTTTAGAGCTGGCTTAAGAGCTTCCTTTATAATGCTTTctgcaaaaaatatttgatttactTTCAGTTTTAATAACTACACAAATCAAATATGCAtagacaattttaaaataaataatggtcAGTATTTGTTCACTAAAAAGTTCAGGGATCTATTGGAATAAAATGGTTAAATTTTACCTTCAGCGCATGGGCTTGGCGTACTCGTAGCATAAAATTCTTGTCCTTAAACAAATTGAAAAgttattcataataattaagCAAAGTACCGATGACACAAACTTCAACTACATACGTCCTACTACTGAAATTAGCTCTTATTTgtttacaataagtaaaatttttctgagtaagttttattttttgagcAAATCTTTAATTTCATTTGCTTGAGATTTCCATACGATATTTTCGTTTATGAAATGTTCATCAACATCACTAtttgaagagccacgctcttgtcgctgtagcattctccatgctactttttcaggaaaaaaaaaacagtggcaTCCCTCTTGCTTTCTGCCCCAATGGATATTAAGTATAGATGAACATTTTCATCTATACCTATTGCTTATTAGAGACCAAACCCTCAATATTTTAAACCCTGTACTTTGTCTTATTCTTTACATTAATCTTTACTATTCTAATGATACTATTTTTGCTTTcgaaattgtaataattatatagcTTTTATCAAAATATCTTTGTGCATATAGATAATAAAATCAACTGTAATTAAAAGAAAAGTAGGTACTACATACTTTCTCTATATCTTTTCTCAAAATCTTCTAAAGCGTTTCGTAAGTCTTCCATGTATACGGGCCTCTTTCCTATAAATACAAACAGTAAGTTTTAGGATCTTGATATACGTTTAGGGATAAATTAAAACATTCGACTCTGACGAGCAAGCATAAGGCaatgcattttatttaaaaaaatccaaattcttttttatataaatccgCTAGGTAAGAACTTCTAAGCAAATTTTCCGCTTTAACACTGTCTTGAGCATTACAAGAAGAGTAACTTGTCGTAGGCATGATGATTGGGTCCGTATTTCTAGCGTAGGCGTTACCTGTTTTCAACCTCTCTTCTAGCTCCTTAAGGGCTTTGTCCAAATCTTCTTGGTACACCATTTGCTGACCTGTGTCAATAACAAAAATCCTGGTTGTATTAACTACCTCCAACTTCTATAGTAATTCCATTTCACGAGACTCTGATTAGCCGTAAATGACAGCGCCTACATAATTTTAGCCAACCAAAATGCTAGGATTTAGACTGCAATGGGCGACGGTGAAACTGATGATGTTACCAAGACAAAAGAAAAAGACAGACAAACCCTTTGGtttgtaaaaagtaacattACAAACAAATGAAGACATGCACATtatatagatatataaataaactcaaGATAATTGTATGATTAGAAGGTTGTCTATAAAATCAAATTGTATTATCATTTGAAGATGGTATAATTACACCCACAATTAATTTGATGCTTTTAGAATTTATTTCCTCTATATATCTTTACAGCTATAATTGTAGACTTTGCCGGTGGTCTAACAAGGTCTATAGATGCATTTATGGCTTATTATCAAAAGAAACACTTGAAAGGATTAATATGGCGATTATTTTCATGAACATTTCAGAACACGTTGTTGTCTACGGAACACACAAAGTAACAATACACCTATGTTTAGAAATAagcaaaaattaaattttatattaccaTAAGATCGACGGTTTCCGAAATTCTGCATCAATCTTCGAGCTGTAACCACAATTGTTAACGTTAATTAATAcctctacttatttatttctttcaatagatatgttaaaatatttactctTGAAGAAATGAAGTGCTCAAAATCTTTCTAATTCAAGTCGTTTCAGGGAAAAAcagatatgtatttatttttgaagaaaaattaacacaaaactaaaatattacatacataaacagcctatatacgtcccactgctgggcacaggcctcccctcaatcaaccggagggggtatgaagcatactccactacgctgctccaatgcgctCAACCATGCTGctcaaactaaaatattatttatgtataattatttacgaACTTAGGGTTGGCGGCATTTGGTGATATTGTTGTTGTGCCTGTTGATATTGCTGTAGCGCTagttgttgttgtgtttgttGGTTTTGCTGTTGTGCTAGTTGATATTGTTGTTGAGCTTGTTGATATTGCTGTTGGCTTTGTTGAGTTTGCTGTTGACCTTGTTGAATTAACTGTTGAGATTGTTGATTTTGCTGTTGTGTTTGTTGTGCTGCTGCTGCGGCTTGTGCTGCTGCTAATTGATTCTGCGCCCATGATTGCACTTTTTGTCGTTTTTGCTGCGCCATTGATTGTGCTATTGAGAGAGATTGTGTTTTAGCTATTTCTTGTGTTGTCTGATAAGCAATTGTTGACAGCTTTTGAATAAAAGGGCGAATTGAACTGGGctgaattttattaattatttctttagcACGAGCAACGTCAGGTCTTTGTCTCAATGTCCTTTTATCTGGAACAAAGTGCAACGaaataattttttattttattttattgtatcttttttatattatagcatTTCTAcagattaaaattttataagtatTCTTGATGTAGCAACGGTTCATTAAAGAAAAGTCATATTttatcaaatatatttaatttattcagaTAAGTATACTTAATAGTAACTTGCAAaggttttttataaattttactacaattttcaaaaaaagaaacattaaaaatataatacgaaAATGTACatgtaaagttattttttattgtttcttcttcttttctttgcCGATTGACTGAGGACTTAATAATGTTTCCCAGCGATCTCCATCAGACGTCTGAAGGCAGGTGTCTCCAgttctttaattattatatttatttaaacaatattttacaatatataCGTAAATCAACTAAGAAGTTTGCGTACTATCTTACATTTAACTAAATCATCACCCcgcatagcattatcccgtttttcacagggtccgcttacctaatctgaaaatttgacaggtccggttttttacagaaacgactacatgtctgaccttacaacccgcaaagggaaaaccagcccaatacaggttaggtcacatacctccgaaaatacatttctcagaaatgtggtttcgggtgtgtgtgtgtgtcttatattaaaataaatactggtTGAAAATTCTTGTTACTGGTGAACAAAAATGAGACTGCTGTAGTTAAATgcgtgtatattttttatacttaagtacctgtttattttttttctttatactaATAGACAAAAATAGTAGATACGAGTGACATTGTTTAAACCAGTTTATACTATTTTCCTATAGAAAGGCTCACTGTATTTCTCCTAGCTCTCAATCTCTATTTATGAACATTTAACGTGCATATttacctgtatttttttttcgtttagtTTTCGAGTCTATACTTGGACGGTAACTTGGAAAGTCCCCAGCGCGAATCGGCACTTCGATTTCTATGTTTTTATGTGTCAGGTCTGaaatataaatgtattataaaatatgttatcaAATCcctattttatcatcatcatgtcgtccaaactcTTGATCGTCCAGACTTCGGAATATCTATCCCGTGTcattgttgtggtgggctctgatgtggctggcgaaaccgaacttcggcTTGAAGATCATATGGCTCACAATAAAGCTGGGttgacgaattgagtgtgtagttataggagggctttggtcgagtcttccgtatttagCGCTTTGCCTCGAGATCTTGTAATCGCTTCTCTTCAAATAAATGTACGCTCTTGTGAACGGTGCGGCGCCACCAAATTTAACCTTTTTAGCCAACTAATTGTAAATTTAGCCCAATAAGACAAAATCAACAAGTTCACCAAAAACATAATTACCACTGCATTATCACTGATATGATTTATTAACTTACATACCTATAAAATGACAATTATACGCACCACGAATCCCTTGTATTTCTTTTAGATATTTGATTATCACGCCTTCTAAGGTCATTTTCGGCACGTATTTTGGAGctgaaaagttatttttctttAGTGCAAATTCTAAAGACTGCTAAAACAATATAACCTATGCACCTGTTCAAAAATAATGAACGCTaacttttaaaatgtattcTAGTTGGACAGATGTTTGGTTTCCAGACATCCGCGTCGCACATAAGTAACTTTTTAGTTTAGGTAATCTAAAAGCTAATTTCACAACAAATATTGCCTTCATAAATGTGGGTACCTTGTATTATAATAGTAGCATCTGCAATATGCAAAAATAGAACTAGCGCTCCAATCGTTATAAAacaattcatgtttatttactGTCTATCGACTCATGTTCTTCCACGTATCATTTTGCTTTCGAAATGCATAAACAAACACTAAAACTGTGCacgtaaaatattaaatttaataaatgtatCGATAAAGTTTATTGCGGAACACAAATTATTGTTTTCGTGGATCGCGATAGGTGTAAACGTACCTTATG of Pectinophora gossypiella chromosome 16, ilPecGoss1.1, whole genome shotgun sequence contains these proteins:
- the LOC126373590 gene encoding uncharacterized protein LOC126373590; the protein is MPPTLTRRLMQNFGNRRSYGQQMVYQEDLDKALKELEERLKTGKRPVYMEDLRNALEDFEKRYRERQEFYATSTPSPCAEESIIKEALKPALKEDLWNFLKPQSSSWSKKRRSSKFKTRRSKKLDLATEMVQQALREEFLDNYRREVDEDLFSLMGKDKDKIVEPATESGSEDEGGIPIKIEIPNRYKYMILKTDKKI